The following proteins are co-located in the Cydia pomonella isolate Wapato2018A chromosome 19, ilCydPomo1, whole genome shotgun sequence genome:
- the LOC133528510 gene encoding uncharacterized protein LOC133528510, with translation MGYRKLGSRKAQWKCPDCRVLEQSSPLKSAEAASLDSIMQELKSIQRQLEGMPGLVRDVKDIKKEIDELRKACDFNSASLDDHKKRLDKTESKLSELTSIKGDIQSINKELDTLKGDNLSKDQWQRLNNVEVKGVPQRQNEDLFKILDQISIAIGYPVQKTSVNYISRVPTYNNKEKLIIVGFINRYVKEDFVASARAKKKLIASEIGFVGNAQNIFINDHLTPDYKKLLTSAKTSLKPKGYMYIWVKYGKIHVRKDDASKIFVINKQADLNKLL, from the coding sequence ATGGGCTACCGTAAACTGGGTTCGCGTAAGGCCCAGTGGAAATGTCCCGATTGTCGAGTTTTGGAGCAGTCATCGCCGTTAAAAAGTGCCGAGGCTGCTTCACTTGATTCTATCATGCAGGAACTAAAATCCATCCAGCGTCAGCTTGAAGGTATGCCGGGCCTTGTGCGAGATGTCAAGGATATAAAGAAGGAAATCGACGAGCTCAGAAAAGCCTGTGATTTCAACAGCGCATCACTAGATGACCATAAGAAGCGGTTGGACAAAACTGAGAGCAAATTATCGGAATTAACGAGTATTAAAGGCGATATTCAGTCTATAAACAAAGAGCTGGACACCCTCAAGGGCGATAATCTAAGTAAGGACCAGTGGCAGCGTCTTAACAACGTTGAGGTAAAAGGAGTACCCCAAAGGCAAAACGAAGATTTGTTCAAAATCCTCGATCAGATATCAATAGCGATTGGCTACCCAGTCCAGAAAACAAGCGTTAATTACATTTCTCGGGTGCCAACATACAATAATAAGGAGAAACTGATCATTGTAGGATTTATCAACCGCTACGTAAAAGAGGATTTTGTCGCTTCTGCTCGTgcaaaaaagaaacttattgCTAGCGAAATCGGCTTTGTTGGGAACGCGCAGAATATCTTCATAAACGACCATCTAACCCCAGATTACAAAAAGTTGCTTACCTCTGCAAAGACGTCACTAAAGCCGAAaggttatatgtatatatgggtGAAGTACGGGAAAATACACGTGCGGAAGGACGATGCGTCTAAAATATTCGTTATTAATAAGCAGGCAGATTTAAACAAACTATTGTAG